Proteins co-encoded in one Leptospira dzoumogneensis genomic window:
- the meaB gene encoding methylmalonyl Co-A mutase-associated GTPase MeaB, producing the protein MPETEGKEEAQIRGSIKKKSLPDAETFSKGILSGDIVLLSRAITLVESTLPSHQELAEAILEKCLPHSGKSIRVGITGIPGVGKSTFIETFGNHLIEQGRKIAVLAVDPTSQLSKGSILGDKTRMETLSRKKEAFIRPSPSGDSLGGVARKTRETIFLCEAAGFDTILVETVGVGQSETAVNSMVDIFLLLLIAGAGDELQGIKRGIMEMADLIAITKADGENMARANRAKAETISAVHFLPSHESGIKTEVRTCSAVTGEGISEIWTEILNFIQAIKDKGYLDKKRKEQAKHWLHESVQSMLLDDFFSKLGNDFQKAEELVTQGLAGSYQTARRLVKYYKNEDTQI; encoded by the coding sequence ATGCCCGAGACCGAGGGAAAAGAAGAAGCCCAGATCCGAGGCTCTATCAAAAAGAAGAGCCTTCCGGATGCGGAAACTTTTTCCAAAGGAATTCTCTCGGGAGATATAGTTCTATTAAGCAGAGCGATCACTTTAGTAGAGAGTACTCTCCCTTCTCACCAAGAATTGGCAGAAGCTATATTAGAAAAATGTTTACCTCATTCCGGTAAAAGTATCCGAGTTGGGATCACGGGAATTCCGGGTGTAGGTAAAAGTACATTCATCGAAACCTTCGGAAATCATCTGATAGAGCAAGGAAGAAAGATCGCAGTACTTGCGGTAGATCCTACATCACAATTATCTAAAGGATCCATTTTGGGAGACAAGACCAGAATGGAAACTCTCTCCCGTAAAAAAGAAGCATTCATCCGTCCTTCCCCTTCCGGAGATTCATTAGGTGGAGTCGCTCGTAAGACTAGAGAAACCATCTTTTTATGCGAGGCCGCAGGTTTCGATACTATCCTTGTAGAAACTGTCGGAGTTGGACAATCGGAGACAGCCGTTAATTCCATGGTGGATATCTTCCTTCTTCTTTTAATAGCAGGAGCGGGAGACGAATTACAAGGGATCAAACGTGGGATCATGGAAATGGCAGACCTGATCGCGATCACAAAAGCGGATGGTGAAAACATGGCCAGAGCAAATCGTGCAAAAGCGGAAACAATTTCTGCAGTTCATTTTCTTCCTTCTCATGAATCAGGTATTAAAACAGAAGTTAGAACATGCTCGGCGGTTACTGGAGAAGGGATCTCCGAGATCTGGACTGAAATTTTAAACTTCATACAAGCTATCAAAGACAAAGGTTACTTGGATAAAAAAAGAAAAGAACAGGCCAAACATTGGTTACACGAATCCGTTCAATCCATGCTGCTGGATGATTTCTTTTCTAAGCTAGGAAATGATTTCCAAAAGGCAGAAGAACTTGTAACCCAAGGACTGGCAGGCTCTTATCAAACTGCTCGCAGACTTGTGAAGTATTATAAGAACGAAGATACTCAAATTTAA
- a CDS encoding LIC20211 family lipoprotein — protein MKTRISGLILSLVLAASIISCATTSAGLATSTVPVADKKYKVIAPVEGTKYWYTFDIAIIGIPLGEPPIDRLLEELKKEKEADALINVRYWTDRSIFIFLTVNRLHISAEAIKFEDEIPDPRKKGR, from the coding sequence ATGAAAACTCGTATTTCCGGACTAATCTTATCACTTGTATTAGCCGCTTCTATCATCTCTTGCGCTACTACTAGCGCTGGACTTGCAACGAGTACCGTTCCGGTAGCGGATAAAAAGTATAAAGTGATCGCTCCGGTTGAAGGAACAAAATACTGGTACACATTCGATATCGCAATCATCGGAATTCCATTAGGCGAACCTCCTATCGATCGACTATTGGAGGAATTGAAGAAGGAAAAAGAGGCGGATGCTCTAATCAATGTCCGCTACTGGACAGATAGATCCATCTTTATATTCTTAACTGTGAACCGTCTTCATATCTCCGCAGAAGCGATCAAATTCGAAGACGAGATCCCGGATCCTAGGAAGAAAGGCCGTTAA